A single genomic interval of Chryseobacterium paludis harbors:
- a CDS encoding glucosaminidase domain-containing protein, giving the protein MKNSKNIRIAIISLFLLLFFTNATAQRSYIDNHKDIAMDLSKQYGIPSSVILAIAIVESGAGTSKASKTLNNHFGMLGKNDINSSRFKSFGSVKESYEAFCRLLSKKKLYTKLKDNNNYTEWVKAIASSGYSAKPNEWMKKINLTITKFGLNK; this is encoded by the coding sequence ATGAAAAATTCTAAAAATATCAGAATTGCTATTATTAGCCTTTTTCTACTGCTTTTTTTCACTAACGCTACGGCTCAACGTTCCTATATCGATAATCATAAAGATATCGCTATGGATCTCTCAAAACAGTACGGAATTCCAAGTTCGGTTATATTGGCTATTGCCATTGTTGAATCCGGAGCGGGAACCAGTAAAGCCAGTAAGACCCTAAACAATCATTTTGGTATGTTAGGGAAAAATGATATTAATTCTTCGAGATTTAAGAGCTTTGGCTCTGTAAAAGAAAGTTATGAGGCTTTTTGTCGACTGCTCTCAAAAAAGAAACTCTACACTAAACTAAAAGATAATAATAATTATACTGAATGGGTTAAAGCGATTGCTTCTTCAGGCTATTCTGCGAAACCTAATGAATGGATGAAAAAAATAAATCTTACAATTACAAAGTTTGGTTTAAATAAATAA
- a CDS encoding B12-binding domain-containing radical SAM protein produces MKDLLLITPPFTQLNTPYPATAYIKGFLNTKNISSYQIDLGIEVILELFSKDGLQNIFNKKINLKNTSENSQRIFALREEYLKTIDQVILFLQGKNFTLARQICSMNFLPEASRFNQLDDMEFAFGNMGLQDKAKHLCTLYLEDLSDYIIENIDSDFGFSRYAERLGKSANSFDELYLKLIGGQTFIDHITLSILQEKLEFAQPKLVCFSIPFPGNLYAAFRCAKYIKDNFPHIKTAMGGGFPNTELREVKDARVFEFFDFITLDDGELPIELLYENLNSQSEIAEFKRTFLIENEKVTYKNNSKRHDYKQAQVGTPEYTDLQLDRYISVIEIANPMHSLWSDGRWNKLTMAHGCYWGKCTFCDISLDYIKIYEPISAKILVDRMEDLIKSTGETGFHFVDEAAPPALMREVALEILRRNLVVTWWTNIRFEKSFTKDLCFLLKLSGCVAVSGGLEVASDRLLKLIDKGISVDQVAQVTRNFTEAGVMIHAYLMYGYPTQTVQETVDSLEMVRQLFEMGILQSGFWHQFAMTAHSPVGLNPEEFGVTPIKQEILFANNDIDFTDKTGIDHSKFSFGLKKSLFNYMHGINFEIPLQDWFDFKIPKTTIHPDYIHDCLLEDDSFIFKGNSKIIFLDKNVIAENYIKTKKQNSWPYTQLTFHLKTNIVKVDLEQEKAEWLMEILKDNSKESAKKITLQQLKTQFEESFEDFELFWFSKPMQQLKDNGVILSL; encoded by the coding sequence TTGAAAGATCTGCTTCTTATCACTCCGCCTTTTACCCAACTTAACACTCCTTATCCTGCAACAGCTTATATTAAAGGTTTTCTAAATACCAAAAATATTTCCAGCTATCAGATTGATTTGGGGATTGAAGTTATTTTGGAGTTATTCTCAAAAGACGGGCTTCAGAATATTTTTAATAAAAAAATTAACCTTAAAAATACCTCAGAAAATTCTCAGAGAATTTTTGCTTTAAGAGAAGAATATCTAAAAACCATTGATCAGGTTATACTTTTCTTACAAGGTAAAAATTTCACATTGGCAAGGCAGATCTGCAGCATGAATTTTTTACCGGAAGCTTCCCGTTTCAACCAATTGGATGATATGGAATTTGCTTTCGGAAACATGGGTTTACAGGACAAAGCTAAACATCTGTGTACTTTATATTTAGAAGACCTATCTGATTATATTATTGAAAATATAGATTCAGATTTTGGTTTCAGCAGATATGCGGAACGTTTGGGAAAAAGTGCTAATTCTTTTGACGAATTGTATTTAAAACTGATCGGAGGCCAAACATTTATTGACCATATAACCTTAAGTATTCTTCAGGAAAAATTAGAATTTGCTCAGCCAAAACTGGTATGCTTTTCTATTCCTTTTCCTGGAAATTTGTATGCAGCATTTAGATGTGCAAAATACATTAAAGATAACTTTCCCCACATTAAAACTGCAATGGGCGGAGGTTTCCCAAACACAGAATTAAGAGAAGTAAAAGATGCCAGAGTCTTTGAATTTTTCGATTTTATTACACTGGATGATGGTGAACTTCCTATTGAACTTCTTTACGAAAATCTAAATAGCCAATCCGAAATTGCAGAATTTAAACGGACTTTCTTAATAGAAAATGAAAAAGTAACTTATAAGAACAATTCGAAAAGACACGATTATAAGCAAGCTCAAGTAGGAACACCTGAATATACCGATTTACAGCTAGACAGATATATTTCGGTTATTGAAATTGCAAATCCAATGCACAGTTTATGGAGTGATGGAAGATGGAATAAGCTTACAATGGCACATGGCTGCTACTGGGGCAAATGTACTTTTTGTGATATATCATTAGATTATATCAAAATTTATGAGCCTATTTCTGCAAAAATTCTGGTCGACAGAATGGAAGATCTCATTAAAAGTACAGGCGAAACAGGATTTCATTTTGTAGATGAAGCAGCACCACCCGCTCTAATGAGAGAAGTTGCTTTGGAAATTTTACGAAGAAATTTAGTGGTTACCTGGTGGACCAATATTCGCTTTGAAAAGAGCTTTACCAAAGATCTTTGTTTTTTATTAAAACTTTCAGGTTGTGTAGCTGTTTCCGGAGGACTGGAAGTTGCCAGTGACCGTTTATTAAAATTAATTGATAAAGGGATTTCGGTAGACCAGGTTGCTCAGGTAACAAGAAATTTTACTGAAGCCGGAGTTATGATCCATGCTTACCTGATGTATGGCTACCCTACCCAAACAGTTCAGGAAACCGTCGACTCTCTGGAGATGGTTCGTCAATTATTTGAAATGGGAATTTTACAAAGTGGATTTTGGCATCAGTTTGCCATGACCGCTCATTCACCGGTAGGCTTAAATCCTGAAGAGTTTGGAGTTACCCCTATTAAACAGGAAATTTTGTTTGCTAATAACGATATTGATTTTACAGATAAAACAGGTATTGATCATAGTAAATTTAGTTTTGGCTTAAAGAAATCTTTATTCAATTATATGCATGGGATCAATTTTGAAATTCCTCTGCAGGATTGGTTTGATTTTAAAATCCCGAAAACAACCATTCACCCTGATTATATTCACGATTGTCTTTTAGAAGATGATAGTTTTATATTTAAAGGAAATTCAAAAATTATTTTCTTAGATAAAAACGTGATCGCTGAGAATTACATTAAAACAAAAAAACAGAACTCCTGGCCGTATACCCAGCTTACATTCCATTTAAAAACCAATATTGTAAAAGTGGATCTGGAACAGGAAAAAGCTGAATGGTTAATGGAAATACTTAAAGACAATTCTAAAGAAAGTGCGAAGAAAATTACACTTCAGCAGCTTAAAACTCAGTTTGAAGAAAGTTTTGAAGATTTTGAATTATTTTGGTTTTCAAAACCTATGCAGCAGCTAAAAGATAATGGTGTTATTTTAAGTTTGTAA
- a CDS encoding FoF1 ATP synthase subunit delta/epsilon codes for MNIKILTPEHVVFEGEVTSVLLPGKNGEFHIMKNHAGIVSSLINGKVKLYVNSIDETYAKNFTRENEKDSVFSYPIKSGVVEFNHDKGIILCE; via the coding sequence ATGAATATAAAAATTTTAACACCAGAACACGTAGTTTTTGAAGGTGAGGTAACTTCAGTATTACTGCCGGGAAAAAATGGTGAATTCCACATCATGAAAAACCACGCAGGAATCGTTTCTTCTTTAATTAACGGTAAGGTAAAATTATATGTGAATTCTATTGATGAAACGTATGCTAAAAACTTTACAAGAGAGAATGAAAAAGATTCGGTTTTTTCTTATCCTATCAAAAGCGGTGTTGTAGAATTTAATCATGATAAAGGGATTATCCTTTGTGAGTAA
- the atpD gene encoding F0F1 ATP synthase subunit beta: MANQIKGKISQIIGPVIDVVFNNVEAIPSIYDALEITKGNGEKVVLEVEQHIGEDTVRCIAMDATDGLQRGQDVIGYGNPITMPIGEAVNGRLFNVVGDAIDGLQNISKEGGLPIHRPAPKFDQLSTSAEVLFTGIKVIDLVEPYAKGGKIGLFGGAGVGKTVLIQELINNIAKGHGGLSVFAGVGERTREGNDLLREMLESGIIKYGDDFMHSMENGGWDLSKVDLEAMKESKAAFVFGQMNEPPGARARVALSGLTLAEYYRDGGESGQGRDVLFFVDNIFRFTQAGSEVSALLGRMPSAVGYQPTLASEMGAMQERITSTKNGSITSVQAVYVPADDLTDPAPATTFAHLDATTVLDRKIASLGIYPAVDPLASTSRILAPEIIGEEHYNCAQRVKEILQRYKALQDIIAILGMEELSEEDKSVVYRARKVQRFLSQPFHVAEQFTGIPGSLVDIKDTIKGFNMIMDGELDHLPEAAFNLKGTIEEAIAAGQKMLADNA, encoded by the coding sequence ATGGCAAACCAAATTAAAGGAAAAATTTCTCAAATTATTGGTCCTGTAATCGACGTAGTTTTTAATAATGTGGAAGCAATTCCAAGTATTTATGACGCGTTAGAAATTACTAAAGGAAACGGTGAAAAAGTAGTCTTAGAGGTAGAACAACATATTGGTGAGGATACAGTAAGATGTATCGCAATGGATGCTACAGACGGTCTTCAAAGAGGGCAAGACGTAATTGGATATGGAAATCCTATTACAATGCCAATCGGTGAGGCTGTGAACGGAAGACTATTCAACGTTGTTGGTGATGCTATCGACGGGCTTCAAAATATTTCTAAAGAAGGTGGTCTGCCAATTCACAGACCAGCTCCAAAATTTGATCAACTTTCAACTTCTGCAGAAGTTTTATTTACAGGTATTAAAGTAATCGATCTAGTTGAACCTTACGCAAAAGGGGGTAAGATTGGATTGTTTGGTGGTGCTGGTGTAGGTAAAACAGTATTGATCCAGGAGTTGATTAACAATATTGCAAAAGGACACGGTGGTCTTTCTGTTTTCGCTGGAGTAGGTGAAAGAACGAGAGAAGGAAATGACCTTTTAAGAGAGATGCTAGAATCAGGAATTATCAAATATGGTGATGATTTTATGCACTCTATGGAAAACGGAGGTTGGGATCTTTCTAAAGTAGACTTAGAGGCTATGAAAGAATCTAAAGCAGCATTCGTTTTCGGACAAATGAACGAGCCACCAGGAGCAAGAGCCAGAGTAGCACTTTCTGGTCTTACATTAGCTGAATACTATAGGGATGGTGGAGAAAGCGGACAGGGTAGAGACGTTCTATTCTTCGTAGATAATATCTTCCGTTTTACACAAGCTGGTTCTGAGGTATCTGCACTTCTTGGTCGTATGCCATCTGCGGTAGGTTACCAACCAACACTTGCTTCTGAGATGGGTGCAATGCAGGAAAGAATTACTTCTACTAAGAACGGATCTATTACTTCTGTACAGGCTGTTTATGTACCTGCGGATGACTTAACTGACCCGGCTCCGGCAACTACGTTTGCTCACTTGGATGCAACTACAGTACTAGATAGAAAAATTGCTTCATTAGGTATTTATCCGGCAGTAGATCCATTGGCTTCTACTTCAAGAATCCTAGCTCCTGAAATTATCGGAGAAGAGCATTATAACTGTGCTCAAAGAGTAAAAGAAATTCTTCAAAGATATAAAGCTCTTCAAGATATCATCGCTATCCTTGGTATGGAAGAACTTTCTGAAGAAGATAAATCTGTTGTTTACCGTGCTAGAAAAGTTCAGAGATTCTTATCTCAGCCTTTCCACGTTGCAGAACAGTTTACAGGTATCCCAGGTTCATTAGTAGATATTAAAGATACTATTAAAGGATTCAACATGATTATGGATGGTGAATTAGATCATTTACCAGAAGCTGCTTTCAACTTGAAAGGAACTATTGAAGAAGCTATTGCAGCAGGACAAAAAATGTTAGCTGATAACGCTTAA
- a CDS encoding bifunctional riboflavin kinase/FAD synthetase → MKVFKNFKDYSSQKPLALSLGMFDGVHLGHKCIIDELKKVGTENQLETAILTFWPHPRFVFNPNEDLKLLNTLDEKKLLIDKYGINNLFLKEFDEEFRNLTGEEFVRQILIDKLNVKYLIIGYDHSFGKNKSGNFELLQKLSKELNFEVEQMEAINIHENNISSTKIRNALLAGNIVAANEMLGYSYSVSGKVIHGKKIGRTIGYPTANIGTDSIKLLPKKGAYIVEVEVKGQTYKGMLSVGTNPTVNGDTLTVEVYILDFNEDIYDQDITVKFRDFLHDEIKFEGLEKLIERLDEDKRLTEEFDF, encoded by the coding sequence TTGAAAGTTTTCAAGAATTTTAAAGATTATTCCTCTCAAAAGCCTCTAGCATTGTCTTTAGGAATGTTTGACGGAGTACATCTAGGTCATAAATGTATTATTGACGAATTAAAAAAAGTGGGTACAGAAAACCAACTAGAGACTGCTATCCTTACTTTTTGGCCACATCCAAGATTTGTTTTTAATCCAAATGAAGATTTAAAACTTTTAAATACGTTAGATGAAAAGAAATTACTGATCGATAAATATGGTATCAATAATTTATTCTTAAAAGAATTTGATGAAGAATTCAGGAATCTCACCGGAGAGGAATTTGTTCGTCAAATCCTTATCGACAAGCTGAATGTAAAATACCTTATTATAGGATACGATCATTCTTTCGGAAAAAATAAAAGTGGGAATTTTGAACTTCTTCAAAAACTTTCAAAAGAATTGAATTTTGAAGTGGAACAAATGGAAGCAATCAATATCCACGAAAACAATATCAGTTCTACAAAAATCAGGAATGCACTTTTAGCTGGAAACATTGTTGCAGCCAATGAAATGTTGGGCTACTCCTACTCTGTTTCAGGAAAAGTAATTCATGGAAAGAAAATAGGAAGAACAATTGGTTATCCTACTGCTAATATTGGTACTGATTCCATTAAGTTATTACCTAAAAAAGGAGCTTATATTGTTGAAGTTGAAGTAAAAGGTCAGACATATAAAGGGATGTTGAGTGTTGGAACCAATCCAACCGTAAACGGTGATACTTTAACTGTCGAAGTCTACATACTTGATTTTAATGAAGATATTTATGATCAGGATATCACGGTAAAATTCAGAGATTTTCTTCATGATGAGATCAAATTTGAAGGCCTTGAAAAGTTAATTGAAAGATTGGATGAAGATAAAAGACTGACTGAAGAATTTGATTTTTAA
- a CDS encoding MmcQ/YjbR family DNA-binding protein yields the protein MDANEILDYCLAKKGVTETFPFDNETLVMKVGTKMFLLMGLERQPLGINVKTDPEWSAELREQYPQITGAYHMNKTHWNSVSVDGLKRDLIFKLIDQSYELVFNSLTKKAREEITNT from the coding sequence ATGGATGCTAACGAAATATTAGATTATTGTCTTGCTAAAAAAGGAGTCACAGAAACTTTTCCTTTTGATAATGAAACGCTTGTCATGAAAGTAGGAACAAAAATGTTTCTCCTGATGGGTTTGGAGAGGCAGCCTTTGGGAATTAATGTAAAGACAGATCCCGAATGGAGTGCTGAGCTTCGCGAACAATATCCACAGATCACCGGGGCTTATCATATGAATAAAACCCATTGGAATTCAGTTTCAGTAGATGGTTTAAAAAGAGATCTTATTTTTAAACTGATTGATCAGTCTTATGAATTGGTTTTTAATTCTTTAACGAAAAAAGCGAGGGAAGAAATTACAAATACTTAA
- a CDS encoding carboxylesterase/lipase family protein, with protein METLKTVSTQYGDVSGIKKEDGILAFKGIPYAAPPIGVNRFQPPKPPMPWTGVKNATEYGATPPQITPKSGPFAGLLPNVVIPGDDYLNLNIWTSGVAEKKPVMVFIYGGAFTLGSGAVSGYDGSHFARDGVVLVTINYRIGIDGFLWFGDGVPNLGILDQIAALRWVRDNIVNFGGDPDNVTIFGESAGGMSVCTLLAMKEAEGLFRRAIAESGAGHSVISPSSAKLIGTRLAEILGVEPTREAIGQVTLEKLFAAQGQLGSEIMANPSAKLWGEAAFNLMPFEPIVDGQLLTATPIECIAKGASKDIDILIGSNSQEFRLFLVPEGTISKITDTALDMAASAYGLSTEAIQIYKANRPDSSPGDVLSAIITDWFYRIPALRVAEKHGNTHVYEFSWESPACNNLLGACHGLEIAFVFDNLTNAGFSEILGNQLPQQLADSVHKAWVNFATNGNPGWDTYNVNNRISMRFDTVSQITVNDRADERSLWDRIR; from the coding sequence ATGGAAACATTAAAAACGGTCAGCACTCAGTACGGAGACGTTAGTGGCATTAAAAAAGAAGATGGTATCTTAGCATTTAAAGGCATTCCTTATGCTGCCCCACCTATTGGTGTAAACCGCTTTCAACCACCCAAACCTCCAATGCCATGGACGGGTGTAAAAAATGCAACAGAATATGGTGCCACTCCGCCACAAATAACCCCAAAATCTGGACCGTTTGCTGGATTATTACCCAATGTGGTAATTCCGGGAGATGATTATTTAAACCTTAATATTTGGACTTCAGGTGTTGCTGAAAAAAAGCCAGTCATGGTTTTTATTTATGGTGGTGCCTTTACTCTTGGGTCAGGTGCTGTTTCAGGCTATGATGGGAGTCATTTTGCACGAGATGGTGTTGTTTTAGTTACCATAAATTATCGGATTGGTATTGACGGATTTTTGTGGTTTGGTGATGGGGTACCTAACCTTGGTATACTTGACCAAATTGCTGCACTCAGATGGGTTCGGGACAATATTGTAAACTTTGGTGGTGATCCTGATAATGTTACTATTTTCGGTGAGTCTGCTGGTGGAATGAGTGTTTGTACTTTACTCGCAATGAAAGAAGCAGAAGGTTTATTTCGACGGGCTATTGCTGAGTCGGGAGCAGGACACTCAGTAATTAGTCCTTCCTCTGCAAAGCTTATTGGTACCAGGCTTGCTGAAATACTTGGTGTTGAGCCAACACGCGAAGCAATCGGACAGGTTACTCTTGAAAAGCTTTTTGCTGCACAAGGTCAATTGGGATCCGAAATTATGGCAAATCCTTCAGCAAAATTATGGGGTGAGGCTGCTTTCAACTTAATGCCGTTTGAGCCAATAGTTGATGGTCAGTTATTAACAGCAACCCCTATAGAATGCATTGCTAAAGGCGCAAGTAAAGATATAGATATTCTTATTGGTAGTAATAGTCAGGAATTTAGATTATTTCTTGTACCTGAAGGTACCATATCAAAAATCACTGATACGGCTTTAGATATGGCAGCTTCTGCTTATGGACTATCTACTGAGGCCATTCAAATCTATAAGGCAAACCGTCCAGATAGTTCTCCTGGTGATGTGCTAAGTGCAATTATCACAGATTGGTTTTACCGTATTCCAGCTTTGCGCGTTGCAGAAAAGCACGGCAACACACATGTATATGAATTTTCATGGGAATCACCTGCATGTAACAATCTACTTGGAGCTTGCCACGGTCTTGAGATTGCTTTTGTATTTGATAATCTGACTAATGCTGGCTTTTCCGAAATATTAGGCAACCAACTTCCACAACAATTGGCTGACAGTGTACATAAAGCATGGGTAAATTTTGCTACTAACGGCAATCCTGGTTGGGATACTTATAATGTTAATAATCGTATATCTATGCGTTTTGATACTGTATCACAAATTACAGTCAACGATCGAGCTGATGAACGTTCTCTCTGGGATAGAATTAGATAA
- a CDS encoding NAD(P)H-binding protein, whose translation MKALVIGATGATGKDLVSQLLNDKEFDEVDVFVRKPLDIKSDKLKVHVVNFENPEEWKDSVKGDVAFSCLGTTLKTAGSKEAQRKVDFDYQYQFAKAAKENNVDDYVLVSAYGADPKSKIFYSKMKGELEDAVRQLHFNKITIFKPGMLERKDSDRTGEVLGSRIIKFANKIGLLESQKPLPTYILAKAMINSSKIKSNGYSSIKLGNIFCFAEKTNE comes from the coding sequence ATGAAAGCTTTGGTAATAGGCGCGACTGGTGCCACAGGTAAAGATTTAGTCAGTCAATTGTTGAATGATAAAGAGTTTGATGAAGTAGATGTTTTCGTTAGAAAACCGCTGGATATAAAAAGTGATAAATTAAAAGTTCACGTAGTGAATTTTGAGAATCCTGAAGAATGGAAAGATTCGGTAAAAGGTGATGTAGCCTTCTCATGTCTCGGAACTACTTTAAAAACCGCAGGAAGCAAGGAAGCCCAGAGAAAAGTGGATTTCGATTATCAATATCAATTTGCAAAAGCTGCTAAAGAAAATAATGTGGATGACTATGTTCTGGTTTCTGCCTATGGAGCTGATCCTAAGTCAAAAATTTTCTATTCTAAAATGAAAGGAGAACTGGAAGATGCAGTAAGACAACTCCATTTTAATAAGATCACTATCTTCAAACCCGGAATGTTGGAGAGAAAAGATTCTGACAGAACAGGAGAAGTCCTGGGAAGCAGAATTATAAAATTCGCAAATAAAATTGGACTTTTAGAAAGTCAAAAACCCTTACCTACATATATTTTAGCCAAAGCAATGATCAATTCTTCAAAAATCAAAAGCAATGGCTATTCCAGTATCAAATTGGGAAATATTTTCTGCTTTGCAGAAAAGACAAATGAATAA
- a CDS encoding VOC family protein has product MKKIFFASCILASFILGFAFKSATEKKSDDLKRVTGIGGIFFKCKDPKKMREWYKDHLGLNTNEYGAVFEWYQGADNSKKGFSQWSPFNEKTKYFQPSEKDFMINYRVENLEKLVEELKKEGVTIVDKVETYEYGKFVHIMDVEGNKIELWEPNDIEYEKLGKSMGSKTTK; this is encoded by the coding sequence ATGAAAAAAATATTTTTTGCTTCTTGCATTCTGGCTTCTTTTATACTAGGATTTGCTTTTAAATCAGCTACAGAAAAGAAATCGGATGATCTGAAAAGAGTAACAGGTATTGGTGGAATCTTTTTTAAATGTAAAGATCCTAAAAAGATGAGAGAATGGTATAAAGATCATTTAGGTCTTAATACAAATGAATATGGTGCTGTGTTTGAGTGGTATCAGGGTGCGGATAATTCTAAGAAAGGATTTTCACAATGGAGCCCTTTCAATGAAAAGACAAAATATTTTCAGCCTTCTGAAAAAGATTTTATGATTAATTACCGTGTAGAAAATCTTGAAAAATTGGTAGAAGAACTGAAAAAAGAAGGTGTAACAATCGTGGATAAGGTCGAAACCTATGAATACGGAAAATTTGTACACATCATGGATGTCGAAGGTAACAAAATAGAACTGTGGGAGCCTAATGATATTGAGTATGAAAAATTAGGGAAAAGTATGGGAAGTAAAACCACGAAATAA
- a CDS encoding glutathione peroxidase codes for MKKFFVLLLSFVAFLQSCTNQKSEISKAKTNELMGKTIYDFKVESLDGKEINFADFKGKKILIVNTASECGFTPQYADLEKVYEEYKDKLVIVGFPANNFGGQEPGTNTEIGAFCQKNYGVTFPLAAKVSVKGDDTAPIFKYLTEKDLNGVKNTTILWNFTKFLIDENGKLVDSFVSTTKPTDEAITKYLK; via the coding sequence ATGAAAAAATTTTTTGTATTGCTGCTTTCTTTTGTGGCATTTTTACAGAGTTGTACGAATCAAAAAAGTGAAATTTCTAAAGCTAAAACCAACGAACTTATGGGAAAAACAATATATGATTTCAAAGTTGAAAGCCTGGATGGGAAGGAAATCAATTTTGCTGATTTTAAAGGAAAGAAAATCCTTATTGTAAATACTGCTTCCGAGTGTGGATTTACTCCACAGTATGCTGATTTAGAAAAAGTGTATGAAGAGTATAAAGATAAATTGGTCATTGTAGGTTTCCCTGCCAATAATTTTGGAGGTCAGGAGCCAGGAACAAATACAGAAATCGGAGCTTTTTGTCAGAAAAACTATGGAGTAACTTTCCCTTTGGCAGCTAAAGTTTCTGTAAAAGGTGATGACACAGCTCCAATCTTTAAATATCTGACAGAGAAAGACCTGAACGGAGTAAAGAATACAACGATCCTTTGGAATTTTACAAAATTCCTGATAGATGAAAATGGTAAATTGGTGGACAGTTTTGTAAGTACTACAAAACCTACAGATGAGGCTATTACAAAGTATTTGAAATAA